Proteins from a genomic interval of Euwallacea fornicatus isolate EFF26 chromosome 1, ASM4011564v1, whole genome shotgun sequence:
- the LOC136350253 gene encoding uncharacterized protein — protein MDEFLNINWRLNVLSTFDPENAFISEEVIAGSFVYKAFEDNSLFVPKKKVQKLNKRLSDRIPGASSIGTKKKSVLDHWAHEICLNALEIFKSGKDPSKYSPSEQFSIKIFSQLKPKIVEENSLYQKYAYGDWVRVGSKKFTCKMKALVPYGQLVWEAKWKRLTSYPQFYKELTTINLNFDETESVIDFQCINNVLDLGTVPKFTQPNFKGCCYLVNTLPQGKNKLVNSSLPVSDDKTVQSILESQKHIDIVVSLSGLKCIADTSDLKKRWMIPFVVKTMRVPREDGSTYSKNIVFINKPFSQYDMSCVDLAYIGYKRLIKTNFCKFEAFRYPDPSVSSTNSNNFLNPKGFEMDSPDYDEDVDSNTSHIIHHNASYKLWNIKKTSCQNNLMKSNQKNIEFNVLVRNKLDAVERVENGALQPLILRPKLEHQLKFGARIPSKEELAKDWTSLFFTPFSNLYRVGIATNANEVIYTQKCTMQKIAAEAQTHYQYKPQLSLGILQKVFQELIKLEPGQYLMQHLPKHEAFLAIRKAVVDGEDKQGEVFDLHSESNKVSVNNKPKPWSPIDVNFLLPTFEEAKRMPGMFTPCQKKNRKKFGVNPGKSHTRK, from the exons ATGgacgaatttttaaacattaattg GAGGCTAAAtgtattatcaacttttgacCCTGAAAATGCATTCATCAGTGAGGAAGTTATTGCAGGGTCTTTTGTATACAAAGCCTTTGAAGACAACTCTCTTTTTGTACCTaagaaaaaagtacaaaaGTTAAACAAGCGTTTAAGTGATCGTATACCAGGCGCATCTTCAATaggaactaaaaaaaaatcagtactTGATCATTGGGCACATGAGATTTGCTTAAATGCCTTAGAAATATTCAAGTCTGGAAAGGATCCTTCTAAATATTCTCCATCTGAACAATTTTCTATAAAGATTTTCAGT CAATTGAAACCTAAAATTGTCGAGGAGAATAGCTTATACCAAAAATATGCATATGGTGATTGGGTACGAGTTGGGTCGAAAAAATTCACCTGCAAGATGAAGGCTTTAGTTCCATATGGGCAGTTAGTTTGGGAGGCCAAATGGAAACGACTTACTTCCTACCCACAATTCTATAAAGAATTGacgacaataaatttaaattttgatgaaactgAAAGTGTTATTGATTTTCAGTGTATCAACAATGTGTTAGATTTG GGAACGGTTCCTAAATTTACACAGCCAAATTTCAAAGGTTGTTGTTATCTGGTGAATACCTTACCTCAAGGTAAAAATAAGTTGGTAAATTCCAGCTTACCAG TTAGTGATGATAAGACTGTACAGTCGATATTAGAATCTCAGAAGCACATTGATATTGTTGTGTCCCTTAGTGGTTTGAAATGCATAGCAGACACCAGTGATCTCAAAAAAAGATGGATGATTCCTTTTGTTGTAAAAACAATGCGTGTTCCGAGGG aagaTGGAAGTacctattcaaaaaatatcgtATTTATCAATAAGCCATTTTCACAGTATGATATGTCTTGTGTTGATTTGGCTTATATTGGATACAAGAGATTAATCAAAacgaatttttgtaaatttgaagcttttaG ataCCCCGATCCTTCAGTGTCCTCTACAAATagcaataactttttaaatcctaAGGGATTTGAGATGGATAGTCCTGATTAtg aTGAAGATGTGGATTCAAACACAAGTCATATTATACACCATAATGCTAGTTATAAACTttggaacattaaaaaaacgtCGTGTCAAAACAATTTGATGAAAAgcaaccaaaaaaatatagaatttaaTGTACTAGTCCGGAATAAACTCGACGCAGTAGAG CGGGTCGAAAATGGCGCCTTGCAGCCCCTAATTTTGCGCCCAAAATTAGAGCATCAATTAAAGTTTGGCGCACGAATTCCATCTAAAGAAGAGCTGGCTAAAGACTGGACCTCCCTCTTCTTTACCCCTTTCTCGAATTTATACCGAG TGGGTATAGCGACAAATGCTAACGAAGTTATATATACCCAGAAGTGCACCATGCAAAAAATTGCGGCTGAGGCACAGACACATTACCAATATAAGCCTCAGTTGAGTTTGGGAATTTTGCAGAAAGTATTtcaagaattaattaaattggaacCCGGACAATATTTAATGCAACATCTGCCGAAACACGAGGCATTCCTTGCCATTAGAAAGGCAGTTGTTGACGG tgaaGACAAACAAGGAGAAGTATTTGACCTTCATTCAGAGTCGAATAAAGTATCGGTAAACAATAAACCTAAACCTTGGAGCCCTATCGATGTGAACTTTCTCTTACCTACCTTTGAAGAAGCTAAGCGAATGCCAGGCATGTTTACTCCTTGCCAGAAGAAGAATAGAAAGAAATTTGGGGTAAATCCGGGAAAAAGTCACACGCGCAAATGA
- the LOC136339989 gene encoding transformer-2 protein homolog beta-like isoform X5: MERDRSPRLRRDDSPRNHKDKSYSRSRSRSRSRGRDRRREDREYSSRRSDRSRSRSRSDRRNKSSRYSRSESRSSGYRRSVSHSPMSSRRRHMGTRDNPKPSRCLGVFGLNIHTTEDELYHIFNKYGPVERVQVVLDAKTGRSRGFAFVYFESSDDAKVAKDQCTGMKINSKSIRVDFSITERAHTPTPGIYMGKPTYKYDRYEGRGRRERDRDDYNRGGSRYRRSPSPYYCSRSRRRYSRSRSYSPRLQTRAFG, translated from the exons ATGGAACGAGATCGTTCACCCAGGTTGAGGAGAGATGACTCCCCAAGAAACCATAAAGACAAAAGTTATTCAAG aagtcGAAGTCGAAGCCGAAGCAGAGGCCGAGATCGTCGTAGGGAAGACAGGGAATACAGCAGTCGTCGAAGTGACAG GTCGCGCAGTCGATCACGCTCAGACAGACGTAACAAGTCCTCAAGGTATTCGCGCAGCGAATCGCGTTCTTCGGGCTACCGGCGCTCTGTTTCACACAGTCCTATGTCTAGTCGCAGGCGCCACATGGGCACTCGCGATAATCCGAAGCCGAGCCGCTGCCTTGGGGTGTTCGGTCTTAACATCCACACCACCGAAGACGAACTCTATCACATATTCAATAAGTATGGGCCTGTCGAGAGGGTACAAGTCGTTCTTGATGCTAAG ACTGGCAGGTCAAGAGGTTTTGCTTTTGTCTACTTCGAAAGTAGCGACGATGCCAAAGTAGCCAAAGATCAGTGCACAGGAATGaagataaattcaaaaagtatCCGTGTTGATTTTTCCATCACTGAAAGGGCGCATACACCCACTCCGGGAATCTACATGGGAAAACCTACGTA CAAATATGACAGATATGAAGGACGTGGCCGTAGAGAGAGAGATCGAGA CGATTATAATAGAGGAGGATCCCGATACCGTAGGTCACCTTCTCCGTATTATTGCAGCAGAAGCCGCAGGAGATATTCTAGGTCTCGCAGCTATTCTCCAC GGTTGCAAACAAGAGCTTTCGGATGA
- the LOC136339989 gene encoding transformer-2 protein homolog beta-like isoform X3, protein MSDREGSYRSMERDRSPRLRRDDSPRNHKDKSYSRSRSRSRSRGRDRRREDREYSSRRSDRSRSRSRSDRRNKSSRYSRSESRSSGYRRSVSHSPMSSRRRHMGTRDNPKPSRCLGVFGLNIHTTEDELYHIFNKYGPVERVQVVLDAKTGRSRGFAFVYFESSDDAKVAKDQCTGMKINSKSIRVDFSITERAHTPTPGIYMGKPTYKYDRYEGRGRRERDRDDYNRGGSRYRRSPSPYYCSRSRRRYSRSRSYSPRRY, encoded by the exons ATGAGCGACCGTGAG gGAAGCTACAGAAGCATGGAACGAGATCGTTCACCCAGGTTGAGGAGAGATGACTCCCCAAGAAACCATAAAGACAAAAGTTATTCAAG aagtcGAAGTCGAAGCCGAAGCAGAGGCCGAGATCGTCGTAGGGAAGACAGGGAATACAGCAGTCGTCGAAGTGACAG GTCGCGCAGTCGATCACGCTCAGACAGACGTAACAAGTCCTCAAGGTATTCGCGCAGCGAATCGCGTTCTTCGGGCTACCGGCGCTCTGTTTCACACAGTCCTATGTCTAGTCGCAGGCGCCACATGGGCACTCGCGATAATCCGAAGCCGAGCCGCTGCCTTGGGGTGTTCGGTCTTAACATCCACACCACCGAAGACGAACTCTATCACATATTCAATAAGTATGGGCCTGTCGAGAGGGTACAAGTCGTTCTTGATGCTAAG ACTGGCAGGTCAAGAGGTTTTGCTTTTGTCTACTTCGAAAGTAGCGACGATGCCAAAGTAGCCAAAGATCAGTGCACAGGAATGaagataaattcaaaaagtatCCGTGTTGATTTTTCCATCACTGAAAGGGCGCATACACCCACTCCGGGAATCTACATGGGAAAACCTACGTA CAAATATGACAGATATGAAGGACGTGGCCGTAGAGAGAGAGATCGAGA CGATTATAATAGAGGAGGATCCCGATACCGTAGGTCACCTTCTCCGTATTATTGCAGCAGAAGCCGCAGGAGATATTCTAGGTCTCGCAGCTATTCTCCAC GTCGTTATTAA
- the LOC136339989 gene encoding transformer-2 protein homolog beta-like isoform X2: MSDREGSYRSMERDRSPRLRRDDSPRNHKDKSYSRSRSRSRSRGRDRRREDREYSSRRSDRSRSRSRSDRRNKSSRYSRSESRSSGYRRSVSHSPMSSRRRHMGTRDNPKPSRCLGVFGLNIHTTEDELYHIFNKYGPVERVQVVLDAKTGRSRGFAFVYFESSDDAKVAKDQCTGMKINSKSIRVDFSITERAHTPTPGIYMGKPTYKYDRYEGRGRRERDREGGSRYRRSPSPYYCSRSRRRYSRSRSYSPRLQTRAFG; the protein is encoded by the exons ATGAGCGACCGTGAG gGAAGCTACAGAAGCATGGAACGAGATCGTTCACCCAGGTTGAGGAGAGATGACTCCCCAAGAAACCATAAAGACAAAAGTTATTCAAG aagtcGAAGTCGAAGCCGAAGCAGAGGCCGAGATCGTCGTAGGGAAGACAGGGAATACAGCAGTCGTCGAAGTGACAG GTCGCGCAGTCGATCACGCTCAGACAGACGTAACAAGTCCTCAAGGTATTCGCGCAGCGAATCGCGTTCTTCGGGCTACCGGCGCTCTGTTTCACACAGTCCTATGTCTAGTCGCAGGCGCCACATGGGCACTCGCGATAATCCGAAGCCGAGCCGCTGCCTTGGGGTGTTCGGTCTTAACATCCACACCACCGAAGACGAACTCTATCACATATTCAATAAGTATGGGCCTGTCGAGAGGGTACAAGTCGTTCTTGATGCTAAG ACTGGCAGGTCAAGAGGTTTTGCTTTTGTCTACTTCGAAAGTAGCGACGATGCCAAAGTAGCCAAAGATCAGTGCACAGGAATGaagataaattcaaaaagtatCCGTGTTGATTTTTCCATCACTGAAAGGGCGCATACACCCACTCCGGGAATCTACATGGGAAAACCTACGTA CAAATATGACAGATATGAAGGACGTGGCCGTAGAGAGAGAGATCGAGA AGGAGGATCCCGATACCGTAGGTCACCTTCTCCGTATTATTGCAGCAGAAGCCGCAGGAGATATTCTAGGTCTCGCAGCTATTCTCCAC GGTTGCAAACAAGAGCTTTCGGATGA
- the LOC136339989 gene encoding transformer-2 protein homolog beta-like isoform X7, whose translation MSDREGSYRSMERDRSPRLRRDDSPRNHKDKSYSRSRSRSRSRGRDRRREDREYSSRRSDRRHMGTRDNPKPSRCLGVFGLNIHTTEDELYHIFNKYGPVERVQVVLDAKTGRSRGFAFVYFESSDDAKVAKDQCTGMKINSKSIRVDFSITERAHTPTPGIYMGKPTYKYDRYEGRGRRERDRDDYNRGGSRYRRSPSPYYCSRSRRRYSRSRSYSPRLQTRAFG comes from the exons ATGAGCGACCGTGAG gGAAGCTACAGAAGCATGGAACGAGATCGTTCACCCAGGTTGAGGAGAGATGACTCCCCAAGAAACCATAAAGACAAAAGTTATTCAAG aagtcGAAGTCGAAGCCGAAGCAGAGGCCGAGATCGTCGTAGGGAAGACAGGGAATACAGCAGTCGTCGAAGTGACAG GCGCCACATGGGCACTCGCGATAATCCGAAGCCGAGCCGCTGCCTTGGGGTGTTCGGTCTTAACATCCACACCACCGAAGACGAACTCTATCACATATTCAATAAGTATGGGCCTGTCGAGAGGGTACAAGTCGTTCTTGATGCTAAG ACTGGCAGGTCAAGAGGTTTTGCTTTTGTCTACTTCGAAAGTAGCGACGATGCCAAAGTAGCCAAAGATCAGTGCACAGGAATGaagataaattcaaaaagtatCCGTGTTGATTTTTCCATCACTGAAAGGGCGCATACACCCACTCCGGGAATCTACATGGGAAAACCTACGTA CAAATATGACAGATATGAAGGACGTGGCCGTAGAGAGAGAGATCGAGA CGATTATAATAGAGGAGGATCCCGATACCGTAGGTCACCTTCTCCGTATTATTGCAGCAGAAGCCGCAGGAGATATTCTAGGTCTCGCAGCTATTCTCCAC GGTTGCAAACAAGAGCTTTCGGATGA
- the LOC136339989 gene encoding transformer-2 protein homolog beta-like isoform X6 → MSDREGSYRSMERDRSPRLRRDDSPRNHKDKSYSRSRSRSRSRGRDRRREDREYSSRRSDSRRRHMGTRDNPKPSRCLGVFGLNIHTTEDELYHIFNKYGPVERVQVVLDAKTGRSRGFAFVYFESSDDAKVAKDQCTGMKINSKSIRVDFSITERAHTPTPGIYMGKPTYKYDRYEGRGRRERDRDDYNRGGSRYRRSPSPYYCSRSRRRYSRSRSYSPRLQTRAFG, encoded by the exons ATGAGCGACCGTGAG gGAAGCTACAGAAGCATGGAACGAGATCGTTCACCCAGGTTGAGGAGAGATGACTCCCCAAGAAACCATAAAGACAAAAGTTATTCAAG aagtcGAAGTCGAAGCCGAAGCAGAGGCCGAGATCGTCGTAGGGAAGACAGGGAATACAGCAGTCGTCGAAGTGACAG TCGCAGGCGCCACATGGGCACTCGCGATAATCCGAAGCCGAGCCGCTGCCTTGGGGTGTTCGGTCTTAACATCCACACCACCGAAGACGAACTCTATCACATATTCAATAAGTATGGGCCTGTCGAGAGGGTACAAGTCGTTCTTGATGCTAAG ACTGGCAGGTCAAGAGGTTTTGCTTTTGTCTACTTCGAAAGTAGCGACGATGCCAAAGTAGCCAAAGATCAGTGCACAGGAATGaagataaattcaaaaagtatCCGTGTTGATTTTTCCATCACTGAAAGGGCGCATACACCCACTCCGGGAATCTACATGGGAAAACCTACGTA CAAATATGACAGATATGAAGGACGTGGCCGTAGAGAGAGAGATCGAGA CGATTATAATAGAGGAGGATCCCGATACCGTAGGTCACCTTCTCCGTATTATTGCAGCAGAAGCCGCAGGAGATATTCTAGGTCTCGCAGCTATTCTCCAC GGTTGCAAACAAGAGCTTTCGGATGA
- the LOC136339989 gene encoding transformer-2 protein homolog beta-like isoform X4, translating into MSDREGSYRSMERDRSPRLRRDDSPRNHKDKSYSRSRSRSRSRGRDRRREDREYSSRRSDRSRSRSRSDRRNKSSRYSRSESRSSGYRRSVSHSPMSSRRRHMGTRDNPKPSRCLGVFGLNIHTTEDELYHIFNKYGPVERVQVVLDAKTGRSRGFAFVYFESSDDAKVAKDQCTGMKINSKSIRVDFSITERAHTPTPGIYMGKPTYKYDRYEGRGRRERDREGGSRYRRSPSPYYCSRSRRRYSRSRSYSPRRY; encoded by the exons ATGAGCGACCGTGAG gGAAGCTACAGAAGCATGGAACGAGATCGTTCACCCAGGTTGAGGAGAGATGACTCCCCAAGAAACCATAAAGACAAAAGTTATTCAAG aagtcGAAGTCGAAGCCGAAGCAGAGGCCGAGATCGTCGTAGGGAAGACAGGGAATACAGCAGTCGTCGAAGTGACAG GTCGCGCAGTCGATCACGCTCAGACAGACGTAACAAGTCCTCAAGGTATTCGCGCAGCGAATCGCGTTCTTCGGGCTACCGGCGCTCTGTTTCACACAGTCCTATGTCTAGTCGCAGGCGCCACATGGGCACTCGCGATAATCCGAAGCCGAGCCGCTGCCTTGGGGTGTTCGGTCTTAACATCCACACCACCGAAGACGAACTCTATCACATATTCAATAAGTATGGGCCTGTCGAGAGGGTACAAGTCGTTCTTGATGCTAAG ACTGGCAGGTCAAGAGGTTTTGCTTTTGTCTACTTCGAAAGTAGCGACGATGCCAAAGTAGCCAAAGATCAGTGCACAGGAATGaagataaattcaaaaagtatCCGTGTTGATTTTTCCATCACTGAAAGGGCGCATACACCCACTCCGGGAATCTACATGGGAAAACCTACGTA CAAATATGACAGATATGAAGGACGTGGCCGTAGAGAGAGAGATCGAGA AGGAGGATCCCGATACCGTAGGTCACCTTCTCCGTATTATTGCAGCAGAAGCCGCAGGAGATATTCTAGGTCTCGCAGCTATTCTCCAC GTCGTTATTAA
- the LOC136339989 gene encoding transformer-2 protein homolog beta-like isoform X1, whose amino-acid sequence MSDREGSYRSMERDRSPRLRRDDSPRNHKDKSYSRSRSRSRSRGRDRRREDREYSSRRSDRSRSRSRSDRRNKSSRYSRSESRSSGYRRSVSHSPMSSRRRHMGTRDNPKPSRCLGVFGLNIHTTEDELYHIFNKYGPVERVQVVLDAKTGRSRGFAFVYFESSDDAKVAKDQCTGMKINSKSIRVDFSITERAHTPTPGIYMGKPTYKYDRYEGRGRRERDRDDYNRGGSRYRRSPSPYYCSRSRRRYSRSRSYSPRLQTRAFG is encoded by the exons ATGAGCGACCGTGAG gGAAGCTACAGAAGCATGGAACGAGATCGTTCACCCAGGTTGAGGAGAGATGACTCCCCAAGAAACCATAAAGACAAAAGTTATTCAAG aagtcGAAGTCGAAGCCGAAGCAGAGGCCGAGATCGTCGTAGGGAAGACAGGGAATACAGCAGTCGTCGAAGTGACAG GTCGCGCAGTCGATCACGCTCAGACAGACGTAACAAGTCCTCAAGGTATTCGCGCAGCGAATCGCGTTCTTCGGGCTACCGGCGCTCTGTTTCACACAGTCCTATGTCTAGTCGCAGGCGCCACATGGGCACTCGCGATAATCCGAAGCCGAGCCGCTGCCTTGGGGTGTTCGGTCTTAACATCCACACCACCGAAGACGAACTCTATCACATATTCAATAAGTATGGGCCTGTCGAGAGGGTACAAGTCGTTCTTGATGCTAAG ACTGGCAGGTCAAGAGGTTTTGCTTTTGTCTACTTCGAAAGTAGCGACGATGCCAAAGTAGCCAAAGATCAGTGCACAGGAATGaagataaattcaaaaagtatCCGTGTTGATTTTTCCATCACTGAAAGGGCGCATACACCCACTCCGGGAATCTACATGGGAAAACCTACGTA CAAATATGACAGATATGAAGGACGTGGCCGTAGAGAGAGAGATCGAGA CGATTATAATAGAGGAGGATCCCGATACCGTAGGTCACCTTCTCCGTATTATTGCAGCAGAAGCCGCAGGAGATATTCTAGGTCTCGCAGCTATTCTCCAC GGTTGCAAACAAGAGCTTTCGGATGA
- the Rpn6 gene encoding 26S proteasome non-ATPase regulatory subunit 11: MAGAMLFERSQSVHSQHQNLLNLKRAEENDERNIQNKEQDILNLGERYKKEGKAKELADLIKQTRPFLSEISKAKAAKLVRSLVDFFLDLEAGIGIEVQLCKECIEWAKEEKRTFLRQSLEARLVALYFDTGMFAEALLLGSTLLKELKKLDDKNLLVEVQLLESKTYHALSNLPKARAALTSARTTANAIYCPPKVQAALDLQSGILHAAEEKDFKTAYSYFYEAFEGFDSVESTKALTALKYMLLSKIMLSNPEDVQQIVSGKLAIKYAGRDIDAMKAVAQASNKRSLADFQQAVKMFKRELEDDVIVRAHLGTLYDNMLEQNLCRIIEPYSRVQVDYISKSIRLPMAQVEKKLSQMILDAKFHGILDQGEGVLIVFEDTPVDKTYEMALETIHSMSKVVDTLYQKAKKLS; this comes from the exons ATGGCGGGTGCTATGTTGTTTGAAAGATCTCAATCTGTTCATTCTCAACACCAGAACTTATTAAACTTAAAGCGTGCTGAAGAAAATGATGAGAGGAACATTCAGAATAAAGAACAGGACATCCTTAACCTCGGGGAAAGGTACAAAAAAGAGGGTAAGGCCAAGGAACTCGCCGACCTCATAAAACAAACCCGTCCTTTTCTGAGTGAAATCAGCAAAGCCAAGGCAGCTAAATTAGTTAGGTCCCTTGTCGATTTCTTTTTGGATCTTGAGGCCGGCATTGGAATAGAAGTACAGCTCTGCAAAGAATGCATTGAATGGGCAAAAGAGGAGAAGAGGACGTTCCTCCGTCAATCATTGGAGGCAAGGTTAGTGGCTCTCTACTTTGATACTGGCATGTTTGCGGAAGCCCTACTGCTAGGATCTACTTTGCTGaaagaattgaagaaattagatGACAAGAATTTATTAGTCGAAGTCCAATTACTTGAGAGCAAGACGTACCATGCCTTAAGCAACCTTCCAAAAGCCAGAGCTGCGTTAACATCAGCCAGAACTACAGCCAATGCTATTTATTGCCCTCCAAAGGTACAGGCCGCCTTAGATCTGCAGTCAGGAATATTGCATGCTGCTGAAGAGAAAGACTTCAAAACAgcttattcatatttttatgaagCTTTTGAGGGGTTTGACAGTGTTGAATCCACCAAAGCTTTAACTGCATTGAAGTACATGTTACTTTCAAAGATAATGCTAAGTAATCCTGAAGATGTCCAGCAAATTGTTAGTGGGAAACTAGCCATCAAATATGCTGGACGAGACATTGATGCTATGAAAGCAGTGGCACAAGCATCCAACAAAAGGTCATTGGCTGATTTTCAACAGGCagttaaaatgttcaaaagagAACTTGAAGATGATGTTATTGTAAGGGCTCATTTGGGCACCTTATATGACAACATGTTGGAACAAAATCTCTGTAGAATAATTGAACCATATAGTAGAGTTCAAGTtgattatatttcaaaaagtatcaGACTACCTATGGCACAGGTGGAGAAGAAATTGTCACAAATGATTTTGGATGCCAAATTTCATGGTATTTTGGATCAAGGAGAAG gtGTCCTTATTGTGTTTGAAGACACTCCAGTAGACAAAACATATGAAATGGCATTGGAGACCATTCACAGTATGAGCAAAGTGGTAGACACCCTTTATcaaaaggcaaaaaagttgtcatag